CGCTTGCCGATTTCAGTTTGGAGACACCGACGGTCTTGCGTCCGTGAATGATCTGTCGTTGCAGATTCGTTTCATCCACGACATCCGCATCCACGATGCCGATTCTTCCTACACCCGCCGCTGCAAGATAGGCCAGCAGCGGGGAGCCAAGCCCCCCTGCTCCGACCACGAGAACGCTTGACTGCTTGAGTTTCCTTTGCCCTTCCACACCCACTTCGGGCAGCAGCAAGTGCCGGGAATATTGACGATACTCTTGAGTGGTCAAGTTGCCGCCCGCAATAGAGGGAACTATTGTTAACTGCGCACCGTCATCAAGCTTGGTGTCGTGCTTTTCAGGCAGATGACGCACATCCTGCGTGCCGACATACACATTGACAAAACTGCGCAGTCTGCCCTCTCCGTCAAAGAGATGCTTCTGCAGCGCAGGATATGCGACTGTCAGCGAATGCAGTGCCTCCCGCACCGTCGCCGCCTCCAAATGGACGGATGGTTGGTCAGCGGTAAATCGGCGCAGCACTGTGGGGACTGAAATCGAAACACTCATTATATTGCAACTCTCTGGTGAATGATTAACTTCTCTTCGCAGTAGCTTTCACGGTCGTCGGCAAGCTGGTAACTCCGAATCTCCGCAGGCTTCCGGTTGCGAACGGACAAGATGACATAAGAGTAGAACGGCAGCGCGTGTTCGCGGTCAAACTCCGAAGGAATCGCCGGATGATCCGGATGACTGTGGTAGAATCCGATCAGGTTTAAATCAAGATTCTCCGCGCGCCGTTCCGCTTCAAGGAAGTCTTCCGGAGTGATCAGGAACCGTCGCTCCTTGTTGTCCTGACGGCTGTTGTCAATCGGAACGACCTCGTGAATAACCCGCTCGTTGCCGACCTCTGTCCCGAACAGAAATCCGCAGCATTCTTCGGGATAGGTTTTCTGACCGTGCTCATTGATGTCCTCCAATTGACGGAAATGCAGATGAATAATCGGCCTGTTCATCAGTTGCCCTCCCACGCCGGTGTTGACAAGTATTTCTCCGCACCGTCGGGAAAAATCGTAACGACGATTCCATCTTCAAGAGTCTCGGCGAGTTTCATCGCCGCCGCGGCCGATGCTCCGCTGGAAGTGCCCACCAAGAGTCCCTCTTCGCCGGCAAGCCGCCTGCACATCGTGTAGGCCTCTTCGGTACTGACCTCCAGCTCAATGTCGGACAACTTGCCGTCATATATTTCGGGCACATGGACGGACGGTAAATGCTTCAAGCCTTCCAACCCGTGAAAAGGCGAGTCCGGCTGAAAACTTGCGACAGTGACATGCGGATTGCGCGCTTTCAAATACCTGCCGACTCCGGTAAACGTCCCAGTCGTTCCCAGCCCCGAAACAAAATGTGTGACGGCCCCTTCGGTCTGCCGCCATAT
The genomic region above belongs to bacterium and contains:
- a CDS encoding M67 family metallopeptidase; this encodes MNRPIIHLHFRQLEDINEHGQKTYPEECCGFLFGTEVGNERVIHEVVPIDNSRQDNKERRFLITPEDFLEAERRAENLDLNLIGFYHSHPDHPAIPSEFDREHALPFYSYVILSVRNRKPAEIRSYQLADDRESYCEEKLIIHQRVAI